The Streptomyces sp. NBC_01775 genome includes a region encoding these proteins:
- a CDS encoding siderophore-interacting protein, whose protein sequence is MADRPARKQPQIHHARVVRTERLTPHMVRVVLGGESLAGFPAGEYTDHYVKLLFPQPDVTYPEPFDMAQIRAEMPRDQWPSTRTYTVREWDPATLELTIDFVVHGDEGLAGPWAMAAAPGDEVRFLGPGGAYAPSAEADWHLLAGDESALPAIAAALAHIPDGAPVRAFIEVAGPEEEQKLPPALGAEIVWLHRGASRVGERLTEAVRDLDFPTGQVHAFVHGEAGFVKDLRRHLRLDRGIAREHLSISGYWRLGADEDGWQASKKEWNEQVEAEQEQQQPAA, encoded by the coding sequence GTGGCAGACCGCCCGGCCCGCAAGCAGCCCCAGATCCACCACGCGCGAGTGGTCCGCACCGAGCGGCTCACGCCGCACATGGTGCGCGTCGTCCTCGGCGGCGAGTCCCTGGCGGGCTTCCCGGCCGGCGAATACACCGACCACTACGTCAAGTTGCTCTTCCCCCAGCCGGATGTGACCTACCCCGAACCGTTCGACATGGCGCAGATCCGGGCCGAGATGCCCCGCGACCAGTGGCCCTCCACGCGTACGTACACCGTGCGCGAGTGGGACCCGGCGACGCTGGAGCTGACCATCGACTTCGTCGTCCACGGCGACGAGGGGCTCGCCGGCCCCTGGGCCATGGCCGCGGCGCCCGGTGACGAGGTGCGCTTCCTCGGCCCCGGCGGCGCCTACGCGCCCAGCGCCGAGGCCGACTGGCACCTCCTCGCCGGCGACGAGAGCGCCCTGCCCGCCATCGCCGCGGCGCTCGCCCACATCCCGGACGGCGCGCCCGTACGCGCGTTCATCGAGGTCGCGGGCCCGGAAGAGGAGCAGAAGCTGCCCCCGGCGCTCGGTGCCGAGATCGTATGGCTGCACCGGGGCGCGTCCCGCGTGGGTGAACGCCTCACCGAGGCCGTTCGCGACCTGGACTTCCCCACGGGCCAGGTCCATGCCTTCGTCCACGGCGAGGCCGGATTCGTCAAGGACCTCCGCCGCCACCTGCGCCTGGATCGCGGCATCGCCCGCGAGCACCTCTCCATCTCCGGCTATTGGCGCCTGGGCGCGGACGAGGACGGCTGGCAGGCGTCCAAGAAGGAGTGGAACGAGCAGGTGGAGGCCGAGCAGGAGCAGCAACAGCCGGCGGCCTGA
- a CDS encoding DEAD/DEAH box helicase — translation MTEDLSPAERYSVARKRAAEQATALAPFRDLYDFDLDAFQIEACQALEAGKGVLVAAPTGSGKTIVGEFAVHLALSQGRKCFYTTPIKALSNQKYQDLVKRYGAAKVGLLTGDNSVNSEAPVVVMTTEVLRNMLYAGSKSLLGLGHVVMDEVHYLSDRFRGAVWEEVIIHLPESVALVSLSATVSNAEEFGDWLDTVRGDTEVIVSEHRPVPLWQHVLAGRRMYDLFEESGDKREVNPDLVRMARMENSRPSGPRDRRGGRPKREADRERERRQRARIWTPSRPEVIDRLDSEGLLPAITFIFSRAGCEAAVQQCLYSGLRLNDNAARAKVRELVEERTADIPDTDLHVLGYFEWLEGLERGIAAHHAGMLPTFKEVVEELFVRGLVKAVFATETLALGINMPARSVVLEKLVKWNGEQHADITPGEFTQLTGRAGRRGIDVEGHAVVLWQRGMDPGALAGLAGARTYPLRSSFKPSYNMAVNLVAQFGRHRSRELLETSFAQFQADRSVVGISRQVQKNEEGMEGYRASMTCHLGDFAEYARMRRELKDRETELAKQGAVQRRVQAAAALEKLKPGDVIHVPTGKFAGLALVLDPGVGGGRGSQGRRGYDRHAEPEGPRPLVLTAQRQVKRLGAMDFPVPVEPLDRMRIPKSFNARSPQSRRDLASALRTRAGHLVPSRHRKERSEAADDTEINRLRAAIRQHPCHGCDEREDHARWAERYHRLKRDTRQLERRIEGRTNTIARTFDRVYALLSELGYLSGDHVTDDGRVLARLYGELDLLASECLRDGVWEGLPPAELAACCSALVFEARSNDDALPPKLPGGRARTALGEMVRIWGRLDALEEDHRITAAEGVGQREPDLGFAWAAYRWAEGHGLDEVLREADMPAGDFVRWCKQVIDVLGQLAAAAPDVGTVPKNARKAIDAMLRGVVAYSSVG, via the coding sequence ATGACCGAGGACCTGTCCCCCGCTGAGCGGTACTCCGTGGCGCGCAAGCGTGCCGCGGAGCAGGCCACCGCTCTCGCCCCCTTCCGTGACCTGTACGACTTCGATCTGGACGCGTTCCAGATCGAGGCGTGCCAAGCCCTCGAAGCAGGAAAGGGAGTGCTGGTCGCGGCGCCGACCGGCTCAGGCAAGACCATCGTGGGCGAGTTCGCCGTCCACCTCGCCCTCAGCCAGGGCCGCAAGTGTTTCTACACCACCCCGATCAAGGCGCTGTCCAACCAGAAGTATCAAGACCTGGTCAAGCGCTACGGCGCCGCCAAGGTCGGCCTGCTGACCGGTGACAACAGCGTCAATTCCGAGGCCCCCGTCGTCGTGATGACGACAGAGGTCCTGCGGAACATGCTCTACGCCGGATCCAAGTCCCTGCTGGGCCTCGGCCATGTCGTCATGGACGAGGTGCACTACCTCTCGGACCGCTTCCGTGGCGCCGTGTGGGAGGAGGTCATCATCCACCTCCCCGAGTCGGTCGCCCTGGTCTCCCTCTCGGCGACGGTCTCCAACGCGGAAGAGTTCGGCGACTGGCTGGACACGGTGCGCGGGGACACCGAGGTGATCGTCTCCGAGCACCGGCCCGTGCCGCTGTGGCAGCACGTGCTCGCCGGACGGCGGATGTACGACCTGTTCGAGGAGTCCGGCGACAAGCGCGAGGTCAACCCCGACCTGGTGCGGATGGCCCGGATGGAGAACAGCCGGCCCAGCGGCCCCAGGGACCGCAGGGGAGGCCGTCCCAAGCGCGAGGCGGACCGGGAGCGGGAGCGCCGCCAGCGAGCCCGCATCTGGACGCCCAGCCGCCCCGAGGTGATCGACAGGCTGGACTCGGAGGGTCTGCTGCCCGCCATCACCTTCATCTTCAGCCGGGCCGGCTGCGAGGCCGCCGTCCAGCAGTGCCTCTATTCCGGGCTCCGGCTCAACGACAACGCGGCCCGCGCCAAGGTCCGCGAGCTGGTCGAGGAGCGCACCGCCGACATCCCCGACACCGACCTGCATGTGCTCGGCTACTTCGAGTGGCTGGAGGGCCTGGAGCGGGGCATCGCCGCGCACCATGCCGGGATGCTGCCGACCTTCAAGGAGGTCGTCGAAGAGCTGTTCGTGCGCGGGCTGGTGAAGGCCGTCTTCGCCACCGAGACCCTCGCGCTGGGCATCAACATGCCCGCGCGCTCCGTCGTGCTGGAAAAGCTCGTCAAGTGGAACGGCGAGCAGCACGCCGACATCACCCCCGGTGAGTTCACCCAGCTCACCGGCCGGGCCGGGCGGCGCGGTATCGACGTGGAGGGCCACGCGGTGGTGCTGTGGCAGCGCGGCATGGATCCGGGCGCGCTCGCCGGGCTGGCCGGTGCACGCACCTATCCGCTGCGCTCCTCCTTCAAGCCGTCGTACAACATGGCGGTCAACCTCGTCGCCCAGTTCGGCAGGCACCGCTCGCGGGAGCTGCTGGAGACCTCCTTCGCGCAGTTCCAGGCGGACCGCTCGGTCGTCGGCATCTCCCGTCAGGTGCAGAAGAACGAGGAGGGCATGGAGGGCTACCGCGCCTCGATGACCTGCCACCTGGGCGACTTCGCGGAGTACGCGCGGATGCGCAGAGAGCTGAAGGACCGGGAGACGGAGCTGGCCAAGCAGGGTGCCGTACAGCGCCGGGTGCAGGCCGCCGCCGCGCTGGAAAAGCTCAAGCCGGGCGACGTCATCCACGTGCCGACCGGCAAGTTCGCCGGGCTCGCGCTGGTGCTGGACCCGGGCGTCGGCGGCGGGCGCGGCAGCCAGGGCCGCAGGGGCTATGACCGGCACGCCGAGCCGGAGGGGCCGCGTCCGCTGGTGCTGACGGCGCAGCGGCAGGTCAAGCGGCTGGGCGCGATGGACTTCCCGGTGCCCGTCGAGCCGCTGGACCGGATGCGTATCCCCAAGAGTTTCAACGCACGCAGCCCCCAGTCCCGCCGCGATCTGGCCTCCGCGCTGCGCACCAGGGCCGGGCACCTGGTGCCCTCCCGGCACCGCAAGGAGCGCTCGGAAGCCGCCGACGACACCGAGATCAACAGGCTGCGCGCGGCCATCCGTCAGCACCCGTGCCACGGCTGCGACGAGCGGGAGGATCACGCTCGCTGGGCCGAGCGCTATCACCGTCTCAAGCGCGACACCCGGCAGTTGGAGCGCCGTATCGAGGGCCGTACGAACACCATCGCGCGCACCTTCGACCGGGTCTACGCTCTCCTGTCCGAGCTGGGCTACCTCTCCGGCGACCATGTCACCGACGACGGCCGGGTGCTGGCACGGCTGTACGGGGAGCTGGACCTGCTGGCCTCCGAGTGCCTGCGCGACGGCGTGTGGGAGGGCCTGCCGCCCGCCGAACTGGCCGCCTGCTGCTCGGCGCTGGTGTTCGAGGCGCGCAGCAACGACGACGCGCTGCCGCCCAAGCTCCCCGGAGGCCGGGCCCGCACCGCGCTCGGCGAGATGGTGCGCATCTGGGGCCGGCTGGACGCGCTGGAGGAGGACCACCGCATCACGGCGGCCGAGGGTGTCGGCCAGCGCGAGCCCGACCTGGGGTTCGCCTGGGCCGCCTACCGGTGGGCCGAGGGCCACGGGCTGGATGAGGTGCTCCGCGAGGCCGACATGCCCGCCGGTGACTTCGTGCGCTGGTGCAAGCAGGTCATCGATGTCCTGGGCCAGTTGGCAGCCGCTGCGCCGGATGTCGGCACGGTGCCGAAGAACGCCCGTAAGGCCATCGACGCCATGCTGCGCGGTGTCGTGGCGTATTCGAGCGTGGGATAA
- a CDS encoding phosphatidylinositol-specific phospholipase C1-like protein, translating into MRTRTRSLLRRWACAVTAIAAVAALSSAAQARPGGGGHHGDPAGNLKLTQIQAMATHNSYHREASFAEQKLMSQHDPNWQTLLYSHSSLPVQFERQRARGIELDVFPDPEGGLYADPLIRKQAGLPPLADPDWKKPGFKVLHWADFDYRSTCVTLRGCLRDVKKWSDSRPGHVAVPILLELKQTDPRLEELGGAKSPPWDTAMLDALDKEIRSVFPDQDTVTADDIRRRGETLEQSVLKRGWPKVRDTRGQVMFFMDNDAQDIQDAYRAGGRESLQGRVLFTDSEPGRADAAFMKVNDPTGANKAVIRDLVGRGYFVRTRSDVPLDQASSGDTGMLRDALGSGAQMVSTDFPVPGLAARYGSDYVAELPGDRHRVARCNPVTARHCPGDALER; encoded by the coding sequence GTGCGTACGAGAACCAGATCCCTCCTCCGCCGCTGGGCCTGCGCCGTGACCGCGATCGCCGCGGTCGCGGCGCTCTCGTCCGCGGCCCAGGCCCGGCCCGGCGGCGGAGGCCACCACGGCGATCCGGCCGGGAACCTGAAGCTGACCCAGATCCAGGCCATGGCCACGCACAACAGCTACCACCGCGAAGCCTCCTTCGCCGAGCAGAAGCTGATGTCACAGCACGACCCGAACTGGCAGACGCTGCTCTACAGCCACTCTTCGCTGCCGGTGCAGTTCGAGCGGCAGCGCGCGCGGGGCATCGAGCTGGACGTCTTCCCCGACCCCGAGGGCGGGCTCTACGCGGATCCGCTGATCCGCAAGCAGGCCGGGCTGCCCCCGCTGGCCGACCCCGACTGGAAGAAGCCCGGCTTCAAGGTGCTGCACTGGGCGGACTTCGACTACCGCTCCACCTGTGTGACGCTGCGCGGCTGTCTGCGCGACGTCAAGAAGTGGTCCGACAGCCGTCCCGGGCATGTGGCCGTACCGATCCTGCTGGAGCTGAAGCAGACCGATCCGCGTCTGGAGGAGCTGGGCGGCGCCAAGAGCCCGCCGTGGGACACCGCGATGCTCGACGCGCTGGACAAGGAGATCCGCTCCGTCTTCCCCGACCAGGACACCGTCACCGCCGATGACATCCGCCGCCGGGGCGAGACGCTGGAGCAGTCCGTGCTCAAGAGGGGCTGGCCCAAGGTGCGGGACACCAGGGGGCAGGTCATGTTCTTCATGGACAACGACGCGCAGGACATCCAGGACGCGTATCGCGCCGGGGGGCGCGAGAGCCTCCAGGGGCGGGTGCTGTTCACCGACTCCGAGCCCGGGCGGGCGGACGCGGCCTTCATGAAGGTCAACGACCCCACCGGCGCGAACAAGGCAGTGATCCGTGACCTTGTGGGCCGCGGGTACTTCGTCCGGACGCGGTCCGATGTGCCGCTGGATCAGGCTTCGAGCGGGGATACGGGAATGCTGCGCGACGCGTTGGGCTCCGGGGCACAGATGGTGAGTACGGACTTCCCCGTTCCGGGGCTCGCCGCGCGGTACGGGTCCGACTACGTCGCCGAGCTGCCGGGGGACCGTCACAGGGTGGCGCGGTGCAACCCTGTGACGGCGCGGCACTGTCCGGGGGATGCGCTGGAGCGTTGA
- a CDS encoding ABC transporter permease/substrate binding protein: MPEFHPGDWVETAVDWLQTHLAWLFDFINTVLTGLYDGINGVLAGGEPLLLGAIFAVIAFWLRGLLAGVVAFAGFALIDSFGLWGEAMSTLSLVLAAAVITIVIAVPAGIWAARNKAVSTTLRPVLDVMQTMPAFVYLIPGVMFFSVGTTPGLLATIIFSMPPGVRMTELGIRQVDSELVEAAEAFGTSPKHTLTRVQLPLALPTIMAGINQVIMLALSMVVIAGMAGAPGLGERVYAAVTQVQVGLGVESGVAVVILAMYLDRMTGALNARVSPLGRRAAAKATAVMGRMRFTRYKPGTAVALCGVVVLALVAGGLNIAGTSADDEAGGSTNVGKGKQLNMGYIPWDEGIATSYLWKEVLEQRGYKPNLTQLDAGPLYTSLAQGKTDFQTDAWLPTTHAQYWDKYGSKMEKLGDWYGPTSLELSVPKYVKGVDSLADLKGQGKKFKGKIIGIESSAGEMKILKEKVLKDYGLEGEYKVVSSSTSSMLAELKRSIQKKEPVAVTLWSPHWAYNAYDLTKLQDPKGSFGKGEKIHNVARKGFAKDEPTVASWLKNFKMSEKQLTSLEDKIQGAGKGREQDTVKDWLKDHPGFADKMAPVPGGKQKKGKDAGKPVNIGYFPWDEAIATTYLWENILEDRGYKPNVKQLDPGPLYTAMSQGRMDVQTDSWLPTTHEQYWRKYKSKLTDVGKWYGPTSLELSVPKYVKGVDSLADLKGRSKEFGGKITGIESSAGEMKVLKKVLKDYGLDKEYKVVSSSTSSMLSEVDRSVKQKKPVLATTWSPHWVYNKYPMKKLKDPKGSWGKGDDIHVTAKKDFKKDFPELHGWLKNFKMSEKDLASLEAAIQKGGKGKEKESARKWMDSRPGLVDKLAPVK; the protein is encoded by the coding sequence GTGCCTGAGTTCCATCCCGGTGACTGGGTCGAGACCGCGGTCGACTGGCTGCAAACGCACCTCGCCTGGCTCTTCGACTTCATCAACACCGTTCTGACCGGGCTGTACGACGGGATCAACGGGGTCCTCGCGGGCGGCGAGCCGCTGCTGCTCGGGGCGATCTTCGCCGTCATCGCGTTCTGGCTGCGCGGACTGCTCGCCGGAGTCGTCGCCTTCGCCGGCTTCGCGCTGATCGACTCCTTCGGCCTGTGGGGCGAGGCGATGTCGACGCTTTCGCTCGTCCTCGCCGCGGCCGTGATCACCATCGTGATCGCGGTGCCCGCCGGCATCTGGGCGGCCCGCAACAAGGCCGTCAGCACCACGCTGCGCCCCGTGCTCGACGTCATGCAGACGATGCCCGCCTTCGTCTACCTGATCCCGGGCGTGATGTTCTTCTCCGTCGGCACGACCCCCGGTCTGCTGGCGACGATCATCTTCTCGATGCCTCCCGGCGTCCGGATGACCGAACTGGGCATCCGGCAGGTCGACAGCGAGCTGGTGGAGGCCGCCGAGGCGTTCGGCACCAGCCCCAAGCACACCCTCACCCGGGTGCAGCTCCCGCTGGCACTGCCGACGATCATGGCCGGTATCAACCAGGTCATCATGCTGGCGCTGTCCATGGTCGTCATCGCCGGTATGGCCGGAGCCCCCGGCCTGGGTGAGCGCGTCTACGCGGCCGTCACGCAGGTCCAGGTCGGCCTCGGTGTGGAATCCGGCGTCGCCGTCGTCATCCTGGCCATGTACCTGGACCGGATGACCGGTGCGCTCAACGCGCGGGTCTCCCCGCTGGGCCGCCGCGCCGCAGCCAAGGCCACCGCCGTGATGGGCCGGATGCGCTTCACCCGCTACAAGCCGGGCACGGCCGTGGCGCTGTGCGGCGTTGTCGTCCTCGCGCTGGTCGCGGGCGGCTTGAACATCGCCGGCACCAGCGCCGACGACGAGGCCGGCGGCTCGACGAACGTCGGCAAGGGCAAGCAGCTCAACATGGGCTACATCCCCTGGGACGAGGGCATCGCCACCTCCTACCTGTGGAAGGAGGTGCTGGAGCAGCGCGGCTACAAGCCGAACCTCACCCAGCTGGACGCCGGACCGCTCTACACCTCCCTCGCCCAGGGCAAGACGGACTTCCAGACCGACGCCTGGCTGCCGACCACGCATGCCCAGTACTGGGACAAGTACGGCTCCAAGATGGAGAAGCTCGGCGACTGGTACGGGCCGACCTCGCTGGAGCTGTCCGTGCCCAAGTACGTGAAGGGCGTCGACTCGCTCGCGGACCTCAAGGGACAGGGCAAGAAGTTCAAGGGCAAGATCATCGGTATCGAGTCCAGCGCCGGTGAGATGAAGATCCTCAAGGAGAAGGTCCTCAAGGACTACGGCCTGGAGGGCGAGTACAAGGTCGTCTCCTCCAGCACCTCCTCGATGCTCGCCGAGCTGAAGCGCTCCATCCAGAAGAAGGAGCCGGTCGCCGTCACGCTCTGGTCGCCGCACTGGGCGTACAACGCGTACGACCTGACCAAGCTCCAGGACCCCAAGGGCTCCTTCGGCAAGGGCGAGAAGATCCACAACGTCGCCCGGAAGGGCTTCGCCAAGGACGAGCCGACCGTGGCCTCCTGGCTGAAGAACTTCAAGATGTCCGAGAAGCAGCTCACCTCCCTGGAGGACAAGATCCAGGGCGCGGGCAAGGGCCGGGAGCAGGACACCGTCAAGGACTGGCTCAAGGACCACCCGGGCTTCGCGGACAAGATGGCACCGGTGCCCGGCGGCAAGCAGAAGAAGGGCAAGGACGCCGGAAAGCCCGTCAACATCGGCTACTTCCCGTGGGACGAGGCCATCGCGACCACCTACCTGTGGGAGAACATCCTGGAGGACCGGGGCTACAAGCCGAACGTGAAGCAGCTCGACCCGGGCCCGCTCTACACGGCCATGTCCCAGGGCCGGATGGACGTCCAGACGGACTCGTGGCTGCCGACCACCCATGAGCAGTACTGGCGCAAGTACAAGTCCAAGCTCACGGACGTCGGCAAGTGGTACGGCCCCACCTCGCTGGAGCTGTCCGTGCCCAAGTACGTCAAGGGCGTCGACTCGCTCGCCGACCTCAAGGGCAGGAGCAAGGAGTTCGGCGGCAAGATCACCGGAATCGAGTCCAGCGCGGGCGAGATGAAGGTGCTCAAGAAGGTCCTCAAGGACTACGGGCTGGACAAGGAGTACAAGGTCGTCTCCTCCAGCACCTCTTCGATGCTCTCCGAGGTCGACCGCTCGGTGAAGCAGAAGAAGCCGGTCCTGGCCACCACGTGGTCGCCGCACTGGGTCTACAACAAGTACCCCATGAAGAAGCTCAAGGACCCCAAGGGCTCCTGGGGCAAGGGCGACGACATCCACGTGACCGCCAAGAAGGACTTCAAGAAGGACTTCCCCGAGCTGCACGGCTGGCTGAAGAACTTCAAGATGTCCGAGAAGGACCTCGCCTCGCTGGAGGCCGCGATCCAGAAGGGCGGCAAGGGCAAGGAGAAGGAGTCCGCACGCAAGTGGATGGACTCCCGCCCGGGCCTCGTCGACAAGCTGGCTCCCGTCAAGTGA
- a CDS encoding epoxide hydrolase family protein produces the protein MTSQIRPFRIDVPQAGLDDLRQRLASTRWPRELPGEGWSRGVPATVLRELADYWADGFDWRAQEGALNEFPQFMTEIEGTDVHFLHVRSPEPGALPLLLTHGWPSSFLEFTRLIGPLTDPRAYGAEADQAFHVVVPSVPGFGFSGPPSGTGWDAARVGRLWAELMRRLGYRHYGTQGGDFGAYVAPEVARADPGHVAGVYIIAGLGFPTAEDVPELTEDERASYEALMGADWTRGVDHHALLRAAPQTFAYGWNDSPVGALAWMAQKFHEFNATGKPLEETIERDLFLTNVSLYWLTETLGTSAWPYYESSGFGWPRGCTEAPTGVYSGPPGVRRLAERHTKILHWPEGNPQGHHFLAMDQPEAMAADMREFFAKVR, from the coding sequence ATGACCTCACAGATCCGCCCGTTCCGTATAGACGTTCCCCAGGCCGGCCTGGACGACCTCCGCCAGCGGCTCGCCAGTACCCGCTGGCCCCGTGAACTGCCCGGTGAGGGCTGGAGCAGGGGCGTACCCGCGACGGTGCTGCGGGAGCTGGCGGACTACTGGGCCGACGGCTTCGACTGGCGGGCGCAGGAGGGGGCGCTCAACGAGTTCCCCCAGTTCATGACCGAGATCGAGGGGACGGATGTGCACTTCCTGCACGTCCGCTCTCCCGAGCCCGGCGCGCTGCCGCTGCTGCTCACCCACGGCTGGCCCAGCTCCTTCCTGGAGTTCACCCGCCTCATCGGCCCGCTCACCGACCCGCGCGCGTACGGGGCCGAGGCGGACCAGGCGTTCCACGTCGTCGTTCCGTCCGTGCCCGGCTTCGGCTTCTCCGGGCCGCCGAGCGGAACCGGCTGGGACGCGGCGCGGGTCGGGCGGCTGTGGGCCGAGCTGATGCGCCGCCTGGGATACCGGCACTACGGCACCCAGGGCGGGGACTTCGGGGCCTACGTGGCACCCGAGGTGGCGCGGGCCGATCCCGGGCACGTCGCCGGGGTCTACATCATCGCCGGGCTCGGCTTCCCGACGGCCGAGGACGTACCCGAGCTGACGGAGGACGAGCGGGCCTCCTACGAGGCGCTGATGGGGGCGGACTGGACGCGGGGCGTGGACCACCATGCGCTGCTGCGCGCCGCGCCCCAGACCTTCGCCTACGGCTGGAACGACTCACCGGTCGGTGCGCTGGCGTGGATGGCGCAGAAGTTCCACGAGTTCAACGCGACGGGCAAGCCGCTGGAGGAGACCATCGAGCGGGACCTGTTCTTGACGAATGTGAGCCTCTACTGGCTGACGGAGACCCTGGGTACCTCCGCCTGGCCCTACTACGAGAGCAGCGGCTTCGGCTGGCCGCGCGGCTGTACCGAGGCACCCACCGGCGTCTACAGCGGCCCGCCCGGTGTGCGCAGGCTCGCCGAGCGGCACACCAAGATCCTGCACTGGCCGGAGGGAAACCCCCAGGGGCACCACTTCCTCGCGATGGACCAGCCCGAGGCGATGGCCGCCGACATGCGGGAGTTCTTCGCCAAGGTGCGCTGA
- a CDS encoding 5'-3' exonuclease, which yields MLLDTASLYFRAYFGVPDSVRAPDGTPVNAVRGLLDFIARLVQDHRPDALVACMDFDWRPEWRVELIPSYKAHRVAEEVSGGPDTEETPDTLSPQVPVIEEVLDALGLARLGAEGYEADDVIGTLAGRASGPVDIVTGDRDLFQLVDDARGVRVLYPVKGVGSLDVFDGAALREKYGVDGSGYADLALMRGDPSDGLPGVRGIGEKTAAKLLAEYGDLAGILAAVEKPTTKLTPSQRTKFREAADYLEVAPRVVRVALDVELPDADLTLPRAPRDPEALEALSERWGLGGSLRRLLSVLGS from the coding sequence ATGCTGCTGGACACCGCCTCGCTCTATTTCCGCGCCTACTTCGGCGTCCCCGACTCGGTCCGCGCCCCCGACGGCACCCCGGTCAACGCCGTACGCGGGCTGCTGGACTTCATCGCCAGGCTGGTCCAGGACCACCGCCCCGACGCGCTGGTGGCCTGCATGGACTTCGACTGGCGCCCCGAGTGGCGGGTCGAGCTGATCCCCTCCTACAAGGCGCACCGCGTCGCCGAGGAGGTCTCCGGCGGACCGGACACGGAGGAGACCCCCGACACCCTGAGCCCCCAGGTCCCGGTGATCGAGGAGGTGCTGGACGCGCTCGGCCTGGCCCGGCTGGGTGCCGAGGGGTACGAGGCCGACGACGTCATCGGCACCCTCGCCGGGCGCGCGAGCGGCCCGGTCGACATCGTCACCGGCGACCGGGACCTCTTCCAACTGGTCGACGACGCGCGCGGGGTGCGGGTGCTCTACCCCGTGAAGGGCGTCGGCAGCCTGGACGTGTTCGACGGGGCCGCGCTGCGCGAGAAGTACGGCGTCGACGGCTCGGGCTACGCGGACCTCGCCCTGATGCGGGGCGACCCCAGCGACGGCCTGCCCGGGGTGCGGGGCATCGGCGAGAAGACGGCGGCCAAACTGCTGGCCGAGTACGGCGATCTGGCCGGGATCCTCGCGGCCGTCGAAAAGCCCACGACGAAGCTGACGCCGTCGCAGCGCACCAAGTTCCGGGAGGCCGCCGACTACCTCGAGGTCGCACCTCGGGTGGTGCGGGTCGCCCTCGACGTGGAACTGCCCGACGCCGACCTGACACTGCCGCGCGCCCCGCGCGATCCGGAGGCGCTGGAAGCCCTCTCCGAGCGCTGGGGGCTGGGCGGTTCACTGCGGCGGCTGCTCTCGGTTCTGGGCAGCTGA
- a CDS encoding quaternary amine ABC transporter ATP-binding protein encodes MSRLRAEHLYKVFGRRSDQAVSRLEAGTDREELRAQGTTAAVIDASFEVEEGHIFVVMGLSGSGKSTLLRMLNGLLEPTAGRVLYDGDDLTALRPRELREVRAKKISMVFQHFALFPHRSVLENAGYGLEVQGVPREEREERATEALELAGLKGWEKAWPDELSGGMQQRVGLARALATDADLLLMDESFSALDPLIRRDMQDQLLELQKTLKKTIVFITHDLNEAMRLGDRIAVMRDGRIVQIGTAEDILVRPATDYVASFIQDVDRSRVLTAGSIMEDARTDAAAIRDGELDEASTVTAETPIAELFTPFSTSEDAMVVTDDAGTPVGVIDRERLLAALAEEPHVESSESPGDPEPAARAAGPDAEGDAKDAGVTARA; translated from the coding sequence GTGTCCAGGCTGAGAGCCGAGCACCTGTACAAGGTTTTCGGGCGGAGATCAGACCAGGCCGTATCCCGGCTGGAAGCCGGTACCGACCGCGAAGAGCTGCGTGCGCAGGGCACGACCGCGGCCGTGATCGACGCCTCTTTCGAGGTCGAAGAGGGTCACATATTCGTGGTCATGGGCCTCTCGGGTTCCGGCAAGTCCACGCTGTTGCGCATGCTCAACGGACTGCTGGAGCCCACGGCGGGCCGCGTGCTCTACGACGGTGACGATCTGACCGCCCTCCGCCCCCGCGAGCTGCGCGAGGTGCGCGCCAAGAAGATCAGCATGGTCTTCCAGCACTTCGCGCTCTTCCCCCACCGCAGCGTCCTGGAGAACGCCGGCTACGGCCTCGAGGTGCAGGGCGTCCCGCGCGAGGAGCGCGAGGAGCGCGCCACCGAGGCGCTGGAGCTGGCGGGCCTCAAGGGCTGGGAGAAGGCCTGGCCCGACGAGCTGTCCGGCGGAATGCAGCAGCGCGTGGGCCTGGCCCGTGCGCTGGCCACCGACGCCGACCTGCTCCTCATGGACGAATCCTTCAGCGCGCTGGACCCGCTGATCCGCCGGGACATGCAAGACCAGCTCCTGGAGCTCCAGAAGACCCTGAAGAAGACCATCGTCTTCATCACCCACGACCTGAACGAGGCCATGCGCCTCGGCGACCGAATAGCCGTCATGCGCGACGGCCGCATCGTCCAGATCGGCACCGCGGAGGACATCCTCGTCCGCCCGGCCACCGACTACGTCGCCTCCTTCATCCAGGACGTGGACCGCTCGCGGGTGCTCACCGCGGGTTCGATCATGGAGGACGCCAGGACCGACGCCGCCGCCATACGGGACGGCGAGCTGGACGAGGCCTCCACCGTCACCGCCGAAACGCCGATCGCCGAGCTGTTCACCCCGTTCTCCACCAGCGAGGACGCGATGGTCGTCACCGATGACGCGGGCACCCCGGTCGGCGTCATCGACCGCGAGAGACTGCTCGCGGCGCTGGCCGAAGAGCCACACGTCGAAAGCTCCGAGAGCCCCGGAGACCCCGAGCCTGCCGCACGCGCCGCCGGCCCCGACGCCGAGGGCGACGCCAAGGACGCAGGGGTGACCGCACGTGCCTGA